From the genome of Amylibacter sp. IMCC11727:
GCCGAAGCCTAAGTCGGCCTCAACGCACAAAATAATTGGGGGTGCATCACGCGCCCCCAACCCCCTGTTATTTAGGAGAGATAAAGATGGCTATCACAGCTGCACTCGTTAAAGAACTGCGCGAAAAATCAGGCGCAGGCATGATGGACGCGAAAAAAGCGCTCACAGCCGTAGACGGCAACATGGAAGAAGCCATGGACTGGTTGCGCACCAAAGGTCTGGCAACAGCGGCGAAAAAATCTGGCCGTACAGCGGCTGAAGGCCTCGTTGCGGTCAAAGTTGAAAACGGCGTTGGTGTTGCGGTCGAAGTGAACGCAGAAACCGACTTTGTTGGTAAAAACGCAGAATTCCAATCCATGGTTGCTGATATTGCCAATGCTGCATTGTCTGTTGATGACGTTGACGCGCTCAAAGCGGCTGACATCGACGGCAAAACAGTTGAAACAGTGGTCACAGACGCCATCGCCAAAATCGGCGAAAACATGTCCGTGCGCCGCATGGCCAAAGTGTCTGGCGATGTTGTGGGCACATACATCCACACCGCAGCCGCTGACGGCATGGGCAAAATCGGCGTTCTCGTAGCACTCAAAGGCGGCGACGAAGCCTTCGCGAAACAAGTGGCCATGCACGTAGCAGCCGCTGACCCGCGCCCACAGTCCCTGTCCGAAGCAGACCTCGACCCAGCGGTTGTGGCCAAGGAAGAAAAAATCCTCACAGACCAAGCCCGCGAGTCAGGTAAGCCAGAAAACATCATCGAAAACATGATCAAAGGCCGCATGAAGAAATTCTTCGGCGAAGTGACCCTTGTGAACCAGTCTTTCGTGATCAACCCTGACGTAAGCGTAGGCCAAGCCGCCAAAGACGCAGGCGCAGAAATCCTCGGCTTTGTTCGCCTCGAAGTTGGCGAAGGCATCGAGAAAAAAGAAGAAGACTTTGCAGCGGAAGTTGCGAAAACAATGGGTGGCTAATTTTTTAGTTATTGCTAGAATTTAGACCCAAAGTTACAGATTAAGCCCCGCCAGCATGCGGGGCTTTTTCGTTTAAGTACAGTCGACTTTTTCACCTTTCAGCCAAATGCTGCCTGAGTCACTGTTTACGTTTGTATCAAGTACGCGCAGGCATTGGTCATAGTCGTTTTTAACTTTGATGGTTCCAATCGCTGTTGGGCTAGGGTTGGCCACAGACATCCAAGTTTCACGTAAATACATATCTGTCTTGGGTTTTACGATTTGGCCTTGAAATTCATCTATATCCAAATTTTTTAATGCAGGGTAATACCAACCTTCCTTGTTGTTATTGTTTCCAAGAAATGACCACCCTACCAAGCCAAGTACAGTCTCAGGGGCTCCAATCGCAACAATGTCACTCACGACAGGATCTTTGCTCTTGTTCAATCCAAATAACTTTTTGCCGTTGTTAAAAAAGGAGTTAACAGCTTGCTGCCCTTCTGCCCCACTCATACTTAAGGCGGACAAGACAACGCCACTAATTATCGTGAGCGATCCGATAATACTGGCAACAGACTTTAATCTGCTTTCAATAACAGCGAAGATCGATTTCGGCTTTTCGTCTTCAATGATTTTAACAAGAACAGGGTCCATATTAGTGCCTTTCAAAAAAAAGTTCCTAAATCCTAAGTGGTTTGGAGAATTTTGAAAGATTTTTTGTCAGGACAACCGTGTTAATCCAAAAAGTCGAAAATCTCGCCAAGCAGACCCTTTTTCTTCTTCTTTTTGTATTTCTTCGGCTCTTTCACTTGCGTCACAATATGTTGATGAACGGGGGCAGGGGCGCTGACAGAAGCGCGGTCAATCAGCTTGTCCAACTCGCCACGGTCTAGCCAAACACCGCGGCAGGTTGGGCAATAATCAATCTCGATTTCGTCGCGGTAAACAATGGACAGCGTTGCTCCATCAATTGGACATTTCATGAAAGTGTTCTCCTGTATTACATGCGCAGAAAAGGCCAATTTGGTGCGCAGATCAACAATCAAGAATTTGTTTTCAGATTTCCGTTGCAGATTTTCTACGGTCTCGGCGCGTTAGGCCTGATCTTCCCCCAATATCCCAAAACACCCCAACCATCCCCCGCAGCGCATCGCGACATATATCCTTCAAAACATGCTCATTTGGCGCATGTTGCGAACAGCCTTTGTAGGAGTGTGGTATCCAAACCGTTGGCATCCCCAGCACCTCGCTAAAACAATGGTTCGGAATCCAGCCCGCTAAATTCGGCAAGATATGGGGCTTTTTGCCCATAACATCCTCCAGCGATGCCGCAACGGCCTGCACCCACGGATTATCCGCATTGCTGCGCGTGGCAGGGGCAACGCCCTCAACACATTCGATCTCAACCGATGCGAACCCACCTGCATCCAAATGCCGCCGCAACGCAGGCAGGATATCCGCTTCATCTGTCCCAACCACAAACCGCAGCTGACACGTTGCTCGCGCCGACCCAGCAATCGCATTTTGCGGTGCTTCTGGCTCCCCATGATCCAGCGCCAGCACCGCGAATGAATTCCATCCAAACACTTTTTCCGCCGTGCTCAGACCCGCCTCATTCCAGCTTGGATCAATTCCATCTCCCTCAACAGGGATCGCCGCCAAATCCGCCTTAACTTCATCTGTTAAGCTGTCAGGCCGCCATTCAGGGATCAGGATTTGCCCATCTGCATCTGTGATGGACGCCAGCGCTTGGGCCAACACCATTGCAGGATCACGCAACAATCCACCCCAATTGCCTGAATGGTTCGCCCCGTCGCGCAAGGTCACTTTCAAATCGAAATTCACCACCCCACGGGATCCCAGAAACAGGGTAGGGGTGTCTGCCACCACACGCGGCCCGTCAGAGGCGATCAAAACATCCGCCGCCAACATCTCGCGGTTTTGCGCGCAAAACTCGGCCAAGCCAGTGGAGCCGATCTCCTCTGACATTTCCATCAGGATTTTCACGTTGAACCCCATCGCCCCGCGCACAGCCAAAACAGCCTCAAGCGCGGCAATGTTGATCAAATGCTGCCCCTTATTGTCTGCAACACCGCGCCCGAAATACCGATCATCGGTTTCGCGCAAGGTATAGGGGTCCATCTCGTTATCCCATTGCCCGGCCTGTCCATGCACCACGTCCCCATGGCCATAGATCAGCACAGTAGGTAAATCTGGGCGCTCCTCCCGAACGGCCACCATAATCGGCCCACCGTGGGCCTGAGGGTTGTCACAGGTGGTGCAGTCAAACCCAATGGCCGCCAAACGCGGGGCAATCCCGTCGTTCAGATACGACACCATCGCAGGCATCGCTTCGCCCGTCTGGCTCTCGGTTTGAAACGAAACGAGTCTCGCCAACTCAGACTGAAACCGACCTTGATCAAAATAGGTTTCAATTTGGTGAAGGGCGTCGGATTTTTTGGATGTCATGGCGCCACGCTAAATAAATTTAGTCTGAACGCAACGATCTTTACTTTTGGCAGCCTCAGAAAACCCAACACGACACCCATACTGTTTGCACCCATAGTTCTGGGTCGTTTGCATTTCGGTGTTGCGTGGGTTTTGAAAAGAGTTAACGCAGGTTTGGGGCATTGTGAACCGGGAAGAACTGAGCCCCAAACCTGCAAGTCATTCGCTTTCGCGTTTGGCTTACTGTAATCTA
Proteins encoded in this window:
- the tsf gene encoding translation elongation factor Ts produces the protein MAITAALVKELREKSGAGMMDAKKALTAVDGNMEEAMDWLRTKGLATAAKKSGRTAAEGLVAVKVENGVGVAVEVNAETDFVGKNAEFQSMVADIANAALSVDDVDALKAADIDGKTVETVVTDAIAKIGENMSVRRMAKVSGDVVGTYIHTAAADGMGKIGVLVALKGGDEAFAKQVAMHVAAADPRPQSLSEADLDPAVVAKEEKILTDQARESGKPENIIENMIKGRMKKFFGEVTLVNQSFVINPDVSVGQAAKDAGAEILGFVRLEVGEGIEKKEEDFAAEVAKTMGG
- a CDS encoding zf-TFIIB domain-containing protein, whose product is MKCPIDGATLSIVYRDEIEIDYCPTCRGVWLDRGELDKLIDRASVSAPAPVHQHIVTQVKEPKKYKKKKKKGLLGEIFDFLD
- a CDS encoding M20 family metallopeptidase, which produces MTSKKSDALHQIETYFDQGRFQSELARLVSFQTESQTGEAMPAMVSYLNDGIAPRLAAIGFDCTTCDNPQAHGGPIMVAVREERPDLPTVLIYGHGDVVHGQAGQWDNEMDPYTLRETDDRYFGRGVADNKGQHLINIAALEAVLAVRGAMGFNVKILMEMSEEIGSTGLAEFCAQNREMLAADVLIASDGPRVVADTPTLFLGSRGVVNFDLKVTLRDGANHSGNWGGLLRDPAMVLAQALASITDADGQILIPEWRPDSLTDEVKADLAAIPVEGDGIDPSWNEAGLSTAEKVFGWNSFAVLALDHGEPEAPQNAIAGSARATCQLRFVVGTDEADILPALRRHLDAGGFASVEIECVEGVAPATRSNADNPWVQAVAASLEDVMGKKPHILPNLAGWIPNHCFSEVLGMPTVWIPHSYKGCSQHAPNEHVLKDICRDALRGMVGVFWDIGGRSGLTRRDRRKSATEI